A genomic window from Methanobacterium sp. BRmetb2 includes:
- a CDS encoding Ni-sirohydrochlorin a,c-diamide reductive cyclase catalytic subunit: MHPRPSPIAASLYTLRDLNADVIVLHGPHGCCFRTGRLLENDGVRVVTTAMSENDFIFGASSKLEEVLEKVDSMFSPKLVGVVGTCASMIIGEDLKEAVQKAGINAKVISVESHGGFGEGDNTEGAIAVLKAAEREGIISHEETERQSKMLRLATRIEKTRGMAKGEYIAPSFGDDKEKIAQILIEKFENNEKIVLVLNSKKETSYLFADILKIPFTQLYPENKPTIIANLDEKIGLPRIRQHAVNIKSELSENGVEIDFITGGLDEYPVTGEKAADIINEIGADFVVVAGVPHAVPIERINSNLLAITDGPRLVEPLKEIGYNYVVTELDAHSKTLGTNKIVKSDFGEVLRKQLPQNKK; this comes from the coding sequence TTGCATCCCAGACCAAGCCCAATTGCCGCGTCTTTATACACGTTAAGAGACTTAAATGCAGATGTCATTGTATTACACGGACCACATGGTTGTTGTTTCAGAACTGGCCGATTGTTAGAAAATGATGGTGTTAGGGTGGTAACTACTGCCATGTCTGAAAATGACTTTATATTTGGAGCATCATCCAAGTTAGAAGAAGTACTAGAAAAAGTTGATTCAATGTTTTCTCCAAAGTTGGTGGGAGTAGTGGGGACCTGTGCCAGCATGATAATCGGTGAAGATTTGAAAGAGGCAGTTCAGAAGGCCGGAATTAATGCCAAGGTAATTAGTGTCGAATCTCACGGAGGATTTGGTGAGGGGGATAATACTGAAGGCGCTATTGCAGTTCTTAAAGCAGCAGAAAGAGAAGGAATAATATCTCACGAAGAAACTGAAAGACAATCTAAAATGCTTAGATTAGCTACTAGAATTGAAAAAACAAGGGGAATGGCCAAAGGCGAGTATATTGCTCCATCTTTTGGTGATGATAAGGAAAAAATTGCCCAGATACTAATTGAAAAATTTGAAAATAATGAAAAGATTGTCTTGGTATTGAATTCCAAGAAAGAAACATCTTACCTGTTTGCAGATATACTAAAAATCCCATTTACTCAACTATATCCTGAAAATAAACCCACCATAATTGCTAATCTAGACGAAAAAATTGGACTTCCACGAATAAGACAGCACGCCGTCAACATTAAATCGGAATTATCAGAAAATGGTGTTGAAATTGATTTTATAACCGGAGGTCTGGATGAATATCCCGTTACTGGAGAAAAAGCTGCAGATATTATTAATGAGATAGGCGCGGATTTTGTAGTAGTGGCTGGTGTGCCACATGCCGTTCCCATCGAAAGGATTAATTCAAATTTACTGGCTATAACTGACGGCCCACGTTTGGTAGAACCATTAAAAGAGATAGGATATAATTATGTGGTAACTGAACTGGATGCACATTCTAAGACTTTAGGTACAAATAAAATAGTGAAATCTGATTTTGGAGAGGTTTTAAGAAAACAACTCCCTCAGAATAAAAAGTAA
- a CDS encoding glucose-1-phosphate adenylyltransferase — MSKTVGMILCGGFGKRLRPLTESIPKPLIEMKEGYTILDKQLFDFKNAGVERVILLTGFLSDKIRERYGKNYGGLQIEYVEEDEPLGTLNAIRMGMDHIDDEKQCVIRNGDVVADLNLKKMIYLGERSNYPLSIFVTKMQSPYGIVEISGDRLTSFKEKPILDYYINGGVYFSKGELNFGDFDVGDIEKTVFPVMAKENQLSYYKEDGLFWMAIDTSKELEEIRKEYKNREDKPWGYEKVLINTEKYMTKELFIREGYQTSFHYHEEKDETMYIVSGAGYIEFEDKKEYFGKNETIRIEPKKPHSIVAMENTVLHEVSTPHLEDTVRVKDFYAR, encoded by the coding sequence ATGAGTAAAACTGTGGGTATGATTCTCTGTGGAGGGTTTGGGAAGCGTTTACGGCCGCTTACTGAGTCTATTCCTAAACCATTAATTGAAATGAAGGAAGGTTACACTATTCTTGATAAACAGCTTTTTGATTTCAAAAATGCAGGGGTGGAACGTGTTATTCTTTTAACTGGTTTTTTAAGTGATAAAATAAGGGAAAGATATGGAAAAAATTACGGGGGTTTGCAGATTGAATATGTGGAAGAAGATGAACCTCTTGGTACTTTGAACGCTATAAGAATGGGAATGGATCACATTGATGATGAAAAACAGTGTGTAATAAGAAATGGAGATGTTGTAGCTGATTTAAACCTTAAAAAGATGATTTATTTAGGCGAACGTTCTAATTATCCTTTATCTATTTTTGTAACTAAAATGCAATCTCCTTATGGTATTGTCGAAATAAGTGGGGATAGATTAACATCTTTTAAAGAAAAACCTATTCTAGATTACTACATTAATGGGGGAGTCTATTTTTCTAAAGGAGAACTAAATTTCGGTGATTTTGACGTGGGAGATATTGAAAAAACGGTATTTCCAGTAATGGCTAAAGAAAATCAGTTAAGTTATTACAAAGAAGATGGACTATTTTGGATGGCCATAGATACATCTAAAGAACTTGAAGAGATAAGAAAAGAATATAAAAACAGGGAAGATAAACCCTGGGGCTATGAGAAAGTTTTAATCAACACTGAAAAATATATGACTAAGGAACTTTTCATAAGGGAAGGATATCAAACTTCTTTTCATTATCATGAAGAAAAGGATGAAACCATGTACATAGTAAGTGGTGCTGGTTACATTGAGTTTGAAGATAAGAAAGAATACTTCGGTAAAAATGAAACAATTAGAATAGAGCCTAAAAAACCACACTCTATTGTGGCCATGGAGAACACGGTTTTACATGAGGTTTCAACACCACACCTGGAAGATACAGTTCGAGTGAAAGATTTTTACGCACGATAA
- the hisH gene encoding imidazole glycerol phosphate synthase subunit HisH, with protein MITIIDYGTGNLKSIRNGFLKVGEEVKITNNISEIEKAEALVLPGVGAFGLAMKNLEGYEAVIHQHINDGKPFLGVCLGLQLLFTESQESEGIKGLDVFRGEVARLPKGLKIPHMGWNDLNIRGTCPIFEGIDNDYVYFVHSYYVKPEDPDIIAATVDYGIEVTAAVCHDNVFATQFHPEKSGEVGLEILRNFVKHAD; from the coding sequence ATGATAACTATAATAGATTATGGTACAGGAAATCTAAAAAGCATAAGAAATGGTTTTTTAAAGGTTGGAGAAGAGGTTAAAATAACCAATAATATAAGTGAAATTGAAAAAGCAGAAGCTTTAGTTTTACCTGGTGTAGGGGCCTTTGGTCTTGCAATGAAAAATTTAGAAGGATATGAGGCTGTTATTCATCAGCACATAAATGATGGAAAACCTTTTTTGGGTGTTTGTTTAGGTTTACAATTATTATTCACTGAAAGCCAGGAAAGTGAAGGAATAAAAGGATTAGATGTTTTTAGAGGGGAAGTGGCCCGATTACCAAAAGGATTGAAAATTCCCCACATGGGATGGAACGACTTGAATATACGTGGAACTTGTCCTATTTTTGAGGGAATAGATAATGATTACGTTTATTTTGTACATTCTTATTATGTCAAACCGGAAGATCCAGATATTATAGCTGCAACCGTGGATTACGGGATTGAAGTAACTGCAGCAGTTTGCCACGATAATGTATTTGCCACCCAATTTCATCCGGAAAAAAGTGGAGAGGTCGGATTAGAAATTTTAAGGAACTTTGTCAAGCATGCGGATTGA
- a CDS encoding phosphoesterase PA-phosphatase, translating to MEYLIRKEYKDYFAELVSLVASAPLVAIPIFILINYVLLDWNDFIFYSILSVFFAAILPSIISIIWIYHKKVEMDMPNKSDRIYPLLMVILSYMVGTVVLYAFKAPSIITVLMFCYLFNTVVVLLINFYWKISIHVMGISGPAPALIYVFGYWGIIFSLIIPLIMWSRYHLKRHTFYQVLAGAGLGFSLTTLQIYLLLFN from the coding sequence ATGGAATATTTAATTAGAAAGGAGTATAAAGATTATTTTGCCGAACTGGTTTCTTTGGTTGCCAGCGCACCATTGGTAGCCATTCCCATATTTATTTTGATTAATTATGTTCTATTGGATTGGAATGACTTCATTTTTTACTCTATTTTGAGCGTATTTTTTGCAGCAATACTGCCCAGTATAATCTCAATTATATGGATATATCATAAAAAAGTGGAAATGGATATGCCAAATAAATCTGACAGAATTTATCCCCTTTTAATGGTTATATTATCTTATATGGTGGGAACTGTTGTCTTGTATGCTTTTAAAGCACCATCTATCATAACGGTTCTAATGTTTTGCTACCTCTTTAACACAGTAGTTGTACTATTAATCAACTTTTACTGGAAGATCAGTATTCATGTCATGGGAATCTCAGGACCAGCACCTGCTTTGATATATGTATTTGGTTATTGGGGGATCATATTTAGTTTAATAATTCCTTTAATAATGTGGAGCAGATACCACCTGAAAAGACACACATTTTATCAAGTGCTGGCTGGTGCAGGTCTTGGATTTTCATTAACAACATTACAAATATATTTGCTATTGTTCAACTAG
- the ftsA gene encoding coenzyme F390 synthetase, producing the protein MNSYFKEEIETMGRDQLDALVEERIKYTVKYAYENSPFYRKWFEKNKIKLSDIRTHDDLRELPIITGNTIRERQPPEAQEFEFKCTDWENIFTIHETSGTSGMPKSFFLTWEDWNRYAEKYARSFVSQNFTRGDRVVVCASYGMNVGANTMTLAAQKIGMAIIPEGRCTFPVRIMENYEPTGIVASVFKLIRLARRMKKEGLNPEESSIKRLIAGGESFAQESRAYVEELWDVDVYNTYGSTEGTMCGECHKKVGLHVPEDLVHLDVYDPQLKDFVGDDECGRLVLTTLLPVGGRSGTLLLNYDTEDTTVVVSREKCPCGRTHMRIMNPQREAETYWIAGSPFNRVDVEAAVFQRENMEYVTGEYETFLYGDEDEGEVTMRVSMECQDIDHCEEELVKENFIKSFFKYKPILAEAYFEDILNLIFNFTKPGELEFYKIKGRPKRIVDRR; encoded by the coding sequence ATGAATTCCTATTTTAAAGAGGAAATAGAAACCATGGGTCGTGACCAACTTGACGCATTGGTAGAAGAAAGGATAAAATACACGGTAAAGTATGCCTATGAAAATTCACCATTTTATCGGAAGTGGTTTGAAAAGAATAAAATTAAACTATCAGATATTAGAACCCACGATGATCTAAGAGAACTACCCATAATAACTGGTAACACTATAAGAGAAAGACAGCCCCCTGAAGCCCAAGAATTTGAATTTAAATGCACGGACTGGGAGAATATATTCACTATTCACGAGACCAGTGGAACCAGTGGAATGCCCAAATCATTTTTCTTAACCTGGGAAGACTGGAATCGGTATGCTGAAAAGTACGCTCGATCCTTTGTTTCCCAGAATTTCACAAGAGGGGATAGGGTGGTAGTATGTGCATCCTATGGAATGAATGTGGGGGCTAACACCATGACCTTAGCTGCCCAGAAAATTGGGATGGCCATAATCCCCGAAGGTCGATGCACATTTCCGGTGCGTATAATGGAAAACTATGAGCCCACGGGAATAGTAGCCAGCGTATTTAAACTAATAAGGTTGGCACGAAGAATGAAAAAAGAAGGATTAAATCCAGAGGAATCCAGTATAAAACGCCTCATAGCAGGGGGAGAAAGTTTTGCCCAAGAATCTCGGGCATACGTGGAAGAATTATGGGATGTGGATGTTTATAATACCTATGGGAGTACCGAAGGAACTATGTGTGGAGAATGCCACAAAAAGGTAGGTTTACATGTCCCTGAAGATCTGGTCCATCTTGATGTGTACGATCCACAGCTTAAAGATTTTGTGGGTGATGATGAATGTGGAAGACTGGTTTTAACCACTTTACTGCCGGTGGGGGGTAGATCTGGAACACTTCTATTGAATTATGATACTGAAGATACCACTGTGGTTGTATCTCGTGAGAAGTGTCCATGTGGCAGAACCCACATGAGGATTATGAATCCACAAAGAGAAGCAGAGACATACTGGATTGCAGGTTCACCTTTTAACCGAGTAGATGTGGAAGCTGCAGTATTTCAGCGTGAAAACATGGAATACGTGACTGGAGAATACGAAACATTTCTCTATGGGGATGAAGATGAGGGCGAAGTTACCATGAGAGTGAGTATGGAATGCCAGGATATAGACCACTGCGAAGAGGAACTGGTAAAAGAAAATTTCATTAAATCATTCTTTAAATATAAACCAATTCTGGCCGAGGCCTACTTTGAGGACATACTGAACCTCATATTTAATTTCACCAAGCCTGGAGAACTGGAGTTCTACAAGATTAAAGGAAGACCGAAACGCATAGTTGACCGCAGATAA